One window of Coregonus clupeaformis isolate EN_2021a unplaced genomic scaffold, ASM2061545v1 scaf3706, whole genome shotgun sequence genomic DNA carries:
- the LOC121566601 gene encoding scavenger receptor cysteine-rich type 1 protein M130-like — protein MCSGNESTIRECGGRPGVCNVGYYHHVICSESVQLVDGDGLCSGRLEVKSNQSWASVCEADFDQQDAEVVCGELGCGAPAALQGGLYGEGGGQTWDKEFQCKGNESLLLDCDTSDRKNNTCLPGNAVGLTCSEPDDVRLVGGGSRCAGGVERYNQGEWRTLGGDYGNKEAVAAVVCRQLGCGSTVSLLAGNTTGGIGVRCSGSEPSLRECGTSFLTYYVVPGFTVICSDDSHQGNYSCVYDNYVFSHNFSSESELLNLTVTASPLPAFIIRHVVVLLILLTAITTIYLYYKTTRRQKRVNRVSSMDLYVDANAMEMVSLSSRAEAGPGEERAAQGTE, from the exons ATGTGCAGTGGAAATGAGTCTACAATTAGAGAGTGTGGAGGAAGACCTGGTGTCTGTAATGTTGGATATTATCATCATGTGATCTGTTCAG AGTCTGTGCAGCTTGTGGATGGAGATGGTCTCTGCTCTGGGAGACTGGAGGTGAAGTCCAATCAGTCCTGGGCCTCAGTGTGTGAAGCTGACTTTGACCAGCAGGATGCAGAGGTAGTCTGTGGGGAGCTTGGCTGTGGGGCTCCTGCAGCTCTACAGGGGGGGCTCTATGGAGAAGGTGGGGGTCAGACCTGGGATAAAGAGTTCCAGTGTAAAGGCAATGAGTCCCTTCTCCTGGACTGTGACACCTCAGACAGAAAAAACAACACCTGCCTACCTGGTAATGCTGTTGGACTCACCTGCTCAG agcctgatgatgtgaggctggtgggaggaggcagTCGCTGTGCTGGTGGAGTGGAGCGGTACAACCAGGGAGAGTGGAGGACTCTGGGAGGTGATTACGGGAACAAGGAGGCTGTAGCTGCAGTAGTGTGTAGACAGCTGGGTTGTGGCTCCACTGTTTCATTACTAGCTGGAAACACCACTGGAGGGATTGGAGTTCGTTGTTCTGGGTCTGAGCCTTCACTGAGGGAGTGTGGGACATCGTTTTTAACTTATTATGTCGTTCCTGGATTCACAGTGATCTGCTCAG ATGACTCCCACCAAGGGAACTACAGCTGTGTTTATGACaattatgttttctctcataacTTCTCCTCTGAAAGTGAGCTCCTCAACCTCACCGTCACAG CCTCTCCTCTGCCAGCCTTCATCATCAGACACGTTGTAGTGCTGCTGATCCTACTGACAGCCATCACCACCATCTACCTGTACTACAAG ACCACCAGGAGGCAGAAGAGAGTGAACAGGGTGAGCAGCATGGATCTTTATGTTGATGCCAATGCCATGGAGATGGTCTCTCTGAGCTCCAGAGCTGAAGCTGgaccgggagaggagagagcagcccaGGGGACTGAGTAG